Proteins co-encoded in one Desulfobacterales bacterium genomic window:
- a CDS encoding TonB-dependent receptor, producing the protein MKLFPGKFIVFWVLFGLSAVATAQSSYEMKLLSLYFPQKDLVISATRYPKPISKTAENVTIVTADEIQKMNAHTVADVLSRVPGLFVNFTQDFGATSLLTLQGSEDRHVRVMLDGIQWNFLSDGHAETNAIPVGIIERIEIIKGPASSAWGSSLGGVINIITKQPGTQPAPTGSVSAAVGESRTFDYNAQVAGLIGPVGYYLYGGKQASDGLWNDREYDNGSFFSKVNIPVADRGGLQLSFGYSRPENDGGEISSADIYGLGEIESRHTLASLDLTLTRAIELKVSGFHLSRDTEVTVLGLGLGMLSTTAGELFSDTAWDEETYGGSAKLVWKDGAHVGVLGFDADHGEMDQLILAGATLQAFGVPESDLSRSDLDRWAVFLNDTITFGDFSITPGARFDHNSVADSFFSPSLGIAYNHQDNTIIRATLARGFNYPFLSLLSGGGLFLDPNPDLEPEDAWSYQLGFETVKIPYLWLRFSAFFHDQDKALKVAPGGGGPPAYNSIFINSGGRDRRGIELEVKTRPVYDVSLFGHWTYVDIDPANETFSNAMHTAGIGMEYSNPRICQAQLFGRYVDWDLPESYGASYGDVIWDLTISKKIFTHKTMSSHLFMTAHNLLNGSQYFLTQLNNPERWMEAGIRCEF; encoded by the coding sequence ATGAAGTTGTTTCCAGGCAAATTCATCGTGTTTTGGGTTCTTTTCGGGCTGAGTGCGGTTGCGACGGCGCAATCCTCTTATGAAATGAAGCTCTTGAGCCTTTATTTCCCCCAGAAAGACCTGGTGATATCAGCCACAAGATATCCCAAACCGATTTCAAAAACCGCCGAAAATGTGACGATCGTGACGGCCGATGAAATTCAAAAAATGAACGCCCATACCGTGGCCGATGTACTCAGTCGGGTGCCGGGGCTCTTTGTCAATTTTACTCAGGATTTCGGAGCGACATCGCTTTTGACCCTTCAGGGTTCTGAAGACCGGCATGTCCGGGTGATGCTGGACGGTATTCAGTGGAATTTCTTATCGGACGGGCATGCTGAAACCAACGCCATACCCGTCGGCATCATCGAGCGGATCGAGATCATCAAGGGGCCGGCTTCTTCCGCCTGGGGTTCTTCCCTGGGCGGGGTGATCAATATCATTACCAAACAGCCCGGTACGCAACCGGCGCCGACCGGATCCGTGAGCGCCGCTGTCGGAGAATCGCGCACTTTTGATTATAACGCCCAGGTTGCCGGACTGATCGGACCCGTGGGATATTATCTTTACGGTGGGAAACAGGCCTCCGACGGGTTGTGGAATGACCGGGAATATGACAATGGCAGTTTTTTTTCGAAGGTGAATATTCCGGTTGCGGACCGGGGGGGACTGCAATTGAGCTTTGGTTACAGCCGGCCGGAAAACGACGGCGGGGAGATTTCAAGCGCGGACATTTACGGCCTGGGGGAGATCGAGAGTCGCCACACCCTCGCATCGCTGGATTTGACGCTGACCAGAGCAATCGAGCTGAAGGTGTCGGGCTTTCATCTTTCCAGGGATACGGAGGTCACCGTCCTCGGTTTAGGTTTGGGCATGTTGAGCACCACGGCCGGTGAGCTTTTCTCCGATACCGCCTGGGATGAGGAAACCTACGGCGGTAGCGCGAAACTCGTCTGGAAAGACGGCGCGCATGTCGGCGTGCTGGGTTTCGATGCGGATCACGGGGAAATGGATCAGTTGATTCTGGCAGGCGCCACCCTGCAAGCGTTCGGGGTGCCGGAATCCGATCTGAGCCGGTCCGACCTGGATCGCTGGGCCGTGTTTTTAAACGATACGATCACATTCGGAGATTTTTCGATCACGCCCGGCGCGCGATTCGATCACAACAGCGTGGCGGATTCCTTTTTCAGCCCCAGCCTGGGGATCGCGTACAATCATCAGGACAACACCATTATTCGTGCCACGCTGGCACGCGGGTTTAATTACCCCTTTTTATCTTTGCTGTCCGGCGGCGGTCTTTTCCTGGACCCCAATCCGGATCTGGAACCCGAAGACGCCTGGTCCTATCAGCTCGGCTTTGAAACCGTCAAGATTCCATATCTCTGGTTACGGTTCAGCGCGTTTTTTCATGACCAGGATAAAGCCTTGAAGGTGGCGCCCGGCGGGGGCGGACCGCCCGCGTATAATTCCATTTTCATCAATTCCGGCGGCCGGGATCGTAGGGGAATCGAACTGGAGGTAAAAACCAGGCCGGTCTATGATGTGTCGCTGTTCGGACATTGGACTTATGTGGATATCGACCCGGCAAATGAGACCTTTTCCAATGCCATGCACACAGCGGGGATCGGCATGGAATACAGCAACCCGCGGATTTGCCAGGCCCAGCTTTTCGGCCGGTATGTGGATTGGGATCTTCCGGAATCCTATGGCGCAAGTTACGGTGATGTGATATGGGATTTAACTATCAGCAAAAAAATATTTACCCATAAAACAATGAGCAGTCATTTGTTTATGACCGCTCATAATCTGTTGAACGGATCACAGTATTTTTTAACCCAATTAAATAATCCGGAAAGATGGATGGAAGCGGGAATACGCTGTGAGTTTTAG
- a CDS encoding glycogen/starch/alpha-glucan phosphorylase: MAQPQPNRNGTVSKPETNALVTDIRRHIRSNLGNDPFKPDKYSCFMGLAYSVRDRLIERWIRSQRAMYDTMAKRVYFLSLEFLPGRFLKNYLISLQMEEEARIALREMGFDIDELEEEEWDAGLGNGGLGRLASCYMDSMACRNLPCYGYGIRYDYGIFHQTLENGYQRESCDNWLRRGNPWEIKRRAHLEEIRFYGRSESYSGDDGRLRYRWVDGESVMAMACDILIPGFGDDFVTNMRLWIAQSSREFNLDDFNQGDYIGAVENKVLTENISKVLYPSDEAEQGKALRLKQQYFFVAATLRDIIRRYKKQHSSFLEFSNYIAIQLNDTHPAIAIPELMRVLMDEELLDWEPAWEICEKTFAYTNHTVLPEALETWPVALIGSILPRHLEIIFEINRLFLEKVQRQYPNDPALYEKLSIVQEDAGKHIRMAHLAIVGSHSVNGVAALHSEILKTCLFKEFDQLYPGRLGNVTNGITPRRWLCQANPTLSRLITSVIGAGWITDLERLRELVPYARDPEFRFAWIRTKLENKKRLARYILRKVGMEVTPESLFDVQVKRIHEYKRQLLNALHVITLYNRMLESPKTPVCPRTVIFSGKAAPAYHQAKRIIKLITSVAEKINSDPMVAGRLRVLFLPNYCVSQAEKIIPAADLSEQISTAGMEASGTGNMKMSLNGALTIGTLDGANIEIMEEVGRENIFIFGLTTTQVTHLRQSGYDPMSYYANDPELKKAIDMIASGFFSPQDSRLFAPLLQTLFDKGDYYMLMADYRAYVTAQEEAARLFQNPDEWAEKSILNTARMGKFSSDRAILEYADTIWHTVPVKMTP; the protein is encoded by the coding sequence ATGGCGCAGCCCCAACCCAACCGCAATGGCACCGTTTCCAAACCCGAAACCAACGCCCTGGTCACCGATATCCGCAGGCATATTCGCTCAAACCTTGGAAACGACCCCTTCAAGCCGGACAAATATTCCTGTTTCATGGGACTGGCTTATAGCGTGCGAGATCGGTTAATTGAGCGATGGATCCGCTCACAACGCGCCATGTATGACACCATGGCCAAGCGCGTCTATTTTCTCTCTCTGGAGTTTTTACCGGGCCGTTTTTTGAAAAATTACCTCATCAGCCTTCAAATGGAGGAAGAAGCCCGCATCGCACTGCGGGAAATGGGTTTTGACATAGACGAGCTTGAGGAAGAAGAATGGGATGCCGGCCTCGGTAACGGCGGCCTCGGCCGATTGGCCTCCTGCTATATGGATTCCATGGCCTGCCGGAATTTGCCTTGTTACGGCTATGGCATTCGATACGATTACGGCATCTTTCATCAAACCTTGGAAAACGGGTACCAACGCGAGAGTTGCGATAATTGGCTGCGCCGGGGCAATCCGTGGGAAATCAAGCGACGCGCACACCTTGAGGAGATCCGTTTTTACGGCCGATCAGAGTCCTATTCGGGCGATGACGGGCGACTTCGGTATCGCTGGGTGGATGGGGAATCCGTGATGGCGATGGCCTGCGATATTCTGATTCCCGGTTTCGGGGACGATTTCGTAACGAATATGCGGTTGTGGATCGCCCAATCGAGCCGTGAATTCAACCTGGATGACTTTAATCAAGGGGACTACATCGGCGCCGTAGAAAACAAAGTGTTGACCGAAAATATTTCCAAGGTGCTCTACCCCAGCGATGAGGCGGAGCAGGGAAAAGCGCTTCGCTTAAAACAGCAGTACTTCTTTGTCGCCGCCACCTTGCGGGACATTATTCGCCGGTATAAAAAACAACATTCGTCCTTTCTGGAATTTTCGAATTACATCGCCATTCAGCTAAATGACACGCACCCGGCCATCGCCATTCCGGAACTCATGCGCGTGTTGATGGACGAGGAGCTGTTGGACTGGGAACCGGCATGGGAGATTTGCGAAAAAACATTTGCCTATACCAACCACACGGTTCTGCCTGAAGCGCTGGAAACGTGGCCGGTCGCCCTGATCGGCAGTATATTACCGAGGCACCTGGAAATCATTTTTGAAATCAATCGCCTTTTTCTGGAAAAAGTTCAACGACAGTACCCGAATGATCCGGCGCTCTATGAAAAGCTGTCCATTGTTCAGGAAGACGCCGGCAAACACATTCGAATGGCGCATCTGGCCATCGTGGGCAGCCATTCGGTCAACGGCGTGGCGGCCCTGCACAGCGAGATTCTGAAAACTTGTCTTTTCAAGGAGTTTGATCAACTGTATCCGGGCCGTCTCGGCAACGTCACCAACGGCATCACCCCCCGCCGATGGCTCTGCCAGGCCAATCCCACACTCTCGCGGCTCATCACTTCCGTCATCGGCGCCGGCTGGATCACCGATCTGGAACGGCTCCGAGAATTGGTTCCCTATGCCCGGGATCCTGAATTCCGGTTTGCCTGGATACGCACCAAGCTTGAAAACAAAAAACGGCTGGCCCGCTATATTCTGCGAAAAGTGGGCATGGAAGTCACCCCGGAATCCTTGTTCGATGTTCAGGTCAAACGAATTCATGAATATAAGCGGCAACTCTTGAACGCCCTGCATGTGATAACTCTTTACAACCGAATGCTCGAAAGCCCGAAGACTCCGGTGTGCCCCCGCACGGTCATTTTCTCGGGGAAAGCGGCGCCTGCGTATCATCAGGCCAAACGCATCATTAAGCTCATCACCTCGGTGGCAGAGAAGATCAATTCAGACCCCATGGTCGCCGGGCGGCTTCGGGTGCTTTTTCTGCCGAATTATTGCGTTTCCCAAGCGGAAAAAATCATTCCGGCCGCGGATCTCTCAGAGCAGATCTCAACGGCCGGCATGGAGGCCTCCGGCACCGGAAACATGAAAATGTCCCTCAACGGCGCGCTGACCATCGGCACGCTGGATGGCGCCAATATAGAAATCATGGAAGAAGTGGGGCGGGAAAATATTTTCATTTTCGGCCTGACCACGACTCAAGTCACCCATTTAAGGCAAAGCGGATATGATCCGATGTCTTATTATGCCAATGATCCGGAATTGAAAAAGGCTATTGACATGATCGCGTCCGGCTTTTTCTCGCCACAGGATTCAAGATTATTCGCCCCCCTTCTGCAAACCCTCTTTGATAAGGGCGATTATTATATGCTCATGGCCGATTATCGCGCCTATGTCACCGCTCAGGAAGAAGCGGCGCGGTTATTTCAGAATCCGGATGAATGGGCCGAAAAATCGATTTTGAACACGGCCCGCATGGGTAAATTTTCCAGTGACCGGGCTATTCTCGAATATGCCGACACCATCTGGCACACCGTACCGGTGAAAATGACGCCATAG
- a CDS encoding PAS domain S-box protein, which produces MNTESEKAYILFEQVKKSYQQTTLAVSATLFNAGVLSLILLPVVSAPALLSWLGALMAVICFRLILKARFLRADVQPADVSKWKHLIFISSFLAGSLWGVAAVLLFPSDSFVHQVVIAFVVGGMIAGSVGAFSVLSGTFLSFSLPAMLPLIWRFFYAGDEIHTGMAAMTLLFWLLMWFAARRLNQTIETSIALQYRNTGLIADLRSEIGERKKAEAELREHQKRIEDIVEARTAALVNANSMLSLEIEGRKKTEDALRESEEKYRLLVENINDVIYSANKDAILEFVSPTIENVLGYRPEEVVGQSFLPVFHKQDYARVQNRFQKVLAGELTPQEYRMRRKSGDYCWVRISSRPRYINHLAVGIQGVLTDITDRKLLEAELEQAHKMEAIGTLAGGVAHDLNNILSGLVSYPQLLLMDLPENSPMRDSIRLIQKSGEKAAAIVQDMLTLARRGVPTFEIVPLNLTIMEYLESPEHQNLMAHHSDIEFIFWLEPTLLNIQGSRMHLAKTVMNLVTNAAEAITGKGVVTIETENRYVESEAPGPGNLPEGDYVALRVTDDGNGILPDDINKIFEPFYTKKAMGRSGTGLGMTVVWNTVQDHKGHIEVQSNPGLGTTFTLFFPATREEVAEPAEALNIDTLSGNSESILVVDDVKEQREIASGILRKLGYSVFTAESGEQALACLSGQAFDLLVLDMIMETGMDGLETYEKALALHPGQKAIIVSGFSETERVRQAQKLGAGTYLKKPYLVGTLGYAVQQELRAQGRPVSRG; this is translated from the coding sequence TTGAATACCGAATCTGAAAAGGCATATATCCTTTTCGAGCAAGTGAAGAAAAGTTACCAGCAAACCACGCTGGCCGTTAGTGCGACACTGTTCAATGCAGGCGTGCTATCATTGATTTTATTGCCGGTTGTCTCGGCGCCTGCATTGCTCTCGTGGTTGGGCGCGCTTATGGCGGTTATTTGTTTTAGGCTCATTCTAAAGGCGCGTTTCCTGCGAGCGGACGTGCAACCGGCGGATGTATCGAAATGGAAGCATCTGATTTTTATTTCTTCGTTTTTAGCCGGCAGCTTATGGGGGGTCGCGGCTGTTTTGTTATTCCCTTCGGATTCGTTTGTCCATCAAGTTGTTATCGCTTTTGTTGTCGGCGGTATGATTGCCGGCTCCGTGGGCGCTTTTTCTGTTTTATCCGGCACATTTTTATCATTCAGCCTGCCGGCGATGCTTCCGCTGATTTGGCGATTCTTTTATGCGGGTGACGAAATACACACCGGCATGGCAGCAATGACTTTATTGTTCTGGCTGCTCATGTGGTTTGCAGCTAGACGACTCAATCAGACGATCGAAACCTCAATTGCCCTGCAGTATAGAAACACGGGGCTTATTGCCGATTTGCGTTCAGAGATCGGCGAACGGAAAAAAGCCGAGGCCGAGCTGCGCGAACACCAGAAGCGGATTGAAGATATTGTTGAGGCGCGAACGGCAGCCCTGGTAAACGCCAACTCGATGCTGTCCCTGGAGATAGAGGGGCGGAAAAAGACTGAAGATGCCTTGCGGGAGAGCGAGGAAAAGTATCGCCTTTTGGTGGAAAATATTAATGATGTTATTTACTCGGCGAACAAGGACGCCATATTGGAGTTTGTTAGCCCGACCATTGAAAACGTTCTGGGGTATCGGCCCGAAGAGGTGGTGGGGCAATCGTTTCTTCCCGTTTTTCATAAACAGGATTACGCCCGTGTTCAAAACCGATTTCAGAAAGTTTTGGCAGGAGAACTAACACCCCAGGAATACCGGATGCGGCGAAAGTCGGGCGATTATTGCTGGGTGCGTATTTCAAGCCGCCCCAGGTATATCAACCACCTTGCCGTCGGGATTCAGGGGGTGTTAACGGACATAACGGACCGAAAGCTTCTGGAAGCCGAACTCGAACAGGCGCATAAAATGGAGGCCATCGGAACACTGGCGGGTGGGGTTGCCCATGATTTAAATAATATTCTTTCCGGATTGGTGAGTTACCCGCAATTGTTGCTGATGGATTTGCCCGAGAACAGCCCGATGCGCGATTCGATTCGGCTCATTCAAAAGTCGGGCGAAAAGGCCGCTGCGATTGTACAGGATATGTTAACCCTGGCTCGAAGGGGAGTTCCCACCTTTGAAATCGTCCCATTGAATTTAACGATTATGGAGTATCTGGAGAGTCCGGAACATCAGAATCTGATGGCCCACCATTCGGACATTGAATTTATTTTTTGGCTTGAACCCACCCTTCTCAACATTCAGGGCAGCCGGATGCATCTGGCCAAAACGGTCATGAACCTGGTGACCAATGCGGCCGAAGCCATTACCGGTAAGGGCGTTGTGACCATTGAAACCGAAAATCGATATGTCGAAAGCGAAGCGCCGGGGCCGGGCAATCTGCCGGAGGGGGATTACGTCGCACTTCGCGTGACGGACGACGGCAACGGTATTTTGCCCGATGACATCAACAAAATATTTGAGCCGTTTTATACCAAAAAAGCCATGGGAAGAAGCGGCACCGGGCTCGGCATGACGGTTGTCTGGAACACCGTTCAAGATCATAAAGGGCACATTGAAGTGCAAAGCAACCCGGGCCTCGGCACTACCTTTACGCTCTTTTTTCCTGCCACACGGGAGGAGGTGGCTGAACCTGCCGAAGCCTTGAATATCGACACCCTGAGCGGGAATTCGGAATCAATCCTTGTGGTGGATGACGTCAAGGAGCAACGGGAAATCGCCTCCGGCATCCTGAGAAAACTGGGTTACTCCGTCTTTACCGCCGAAAGCGGTGAGCAGGCCCTTGCATGTTTGTCCGGGCAAGCCTTTGACCTGCTGGTGTTGGATATGATCATGGAGACCGGAATGGACGGCCTTGAGACCTATGAGAAAGCCTTGGCGCTTCATCCCGGCCAAAAGGCAATCATTGTCTCGGGATTTTCGGAAACCGAACGTGTGCGCCAGGCGCAAAAGCTCGGCGCCGGCACCTATTTAAAAAAGCCCTATTTGGTGGGAACTCTTGGATATGCTGTTCAGCAGGAGTTGCGAGCGCAGGGCCGGCCGGTATCACGGGGATGA
- a CDS encoding ATP-binding protein — translation MNLNFKEKFRKNLNIQIFIFFSIVICAISTAFSIFSAFHQHKALVNGMHESGILLTKTLAYSCRIGVFSENPVLLKTPVEGAFQHEDVLEVTVFNLKGKEIFQKIHGTAKTTAHIASTGKTPPESFSQTEQPRHPPLIQIVEREKEMVFWSAVLSDSAYSVSTPLLGELGTPPSTSHNLLGYLRLTLDKSRMKRQLLFVLFNNLVIAVFFLAVGTLITFYLAQRITQPLQRLTVAAVKSGKDGIFHRLPVENQNEIGNLAKAFNSLAEVLDKQNLEKQQLEDKLWQSQKMEAIGTLAGGIAHDFNNIIGIITGFSEIAMLSTPAGSKLHGYLQEVFNAASRAKELVRQILTFSRKNKTECQPLQIGVVIKEALKMLRASLPSTIELRQSIQQDLLPVIADPIQIYQILINLCTNASHAMQAKGGVLDVRLEEVLVDETLAAAHPGLMPGNHQKLTVSDTGHGMTRSVLERIFDPFFTTKGPGEGTGMGLSVVHGIVKSHNGTIHVQSEPNKGTRFDIFFPSPAGVARVEHKPQVPVPTGAEKILLVDDEPSLVNLGYEILSSFGYQVTTRTNGIEALAIFEETPDRFDLVITDLTMPKITGLDLSGKILQIRPDIPIILCSGYSETKHHDIAKSLGIRKMITKPIIWQDLAPLIHSVLRATNE, via the coding sequence ATGAACCTTAATTTCAAAGAGAAGTTCCGGAAAAATCTGAATATTCAGATTTTCATATTTTTCAGCATCGTCATATGCGCCATTTCCACGGCGTTCTCCATTTTCAGCGCATTCCACCAGCATAAAGCGCTGGTAAACGGCATGCATGAAAGCGGCATCCTCCTGACCAAAACATTGGCCTATAGTTGCCGGATCGGTGTCTTTTCCGAGAATCCGGTGCTCTTGAAAACACCGGTTGAAGGGGCGTTTCAGCACGAAGATGTCTTGGAAGTAACCGTATTTAACCTAAAAGGAAAAGAAATTTTCCAAAAAATACATGGAACGGCTAAAACAACGGCGCATATTGCTTCCACCGGGAAGACGCCGCCGGAATCGTTTTCTCAAACCGAACAGCCAAGGCACCCCCCGTTGATTCAAATCGTGGAAAGGGAAAAGGAGATGGTGTTTTGGTCGGCAGTCCTGTCTGACAGTGCCTATAGCGTCTCCACGCCCCTGCTCGGCGAATTGGGCACACCTCCCTCGACATCCCATAACCTGCTCGGTTATCTGCGTTTGACACTGGATAAAAGCCGGATGAAAAGGCAACTTTTGTTTGTTCTCTTTAATAATCTGGTTATCGCTGTTTTCTTTCTCGCCGTTGGCACCCTAATCACATTTTATCTTGCCCAGCGCATTACGCAGCCCTTGCAGCGACTCACCGTGGCGGCGGTTAAATCCGGCAAAGATGGCATTTTTCATAGACTGCCGGTTGAAAATCAGAACGAGATCGGAAATCTGGCGAAGGCATTCAACAGTCTTGCCGAAGTTTTGGACAAACAAAATCTGGAAAAACAACAACTGGAAGATAAATTGTGGCAATCCCAGAAAATGGAAGCCATCGGCACCTTGGCCGGCGGCATCGCACATGATTTCAACAACATTATCGGGATCATCACCGGATTTTCCGAAATCGCGATGCTCTCGACTCCAGCGGGCAGCAAACTGCATGGCTATCTGCAGGAAGTTTTTAATGCCGCAAGCCGCGCCAAGGAATTGGTAAGGCAAATTCTCACGTTCAGTCGCAAAAACAAGACGGAATGCCAACCGCTGCAAATCGGCGTCGTCATCAAGGAAGCCTTAAAGATGCTCCGCGCCTCCCTGCCGAGCACCATTGAATTGCGCCAAAGCATTCAACAAGATCTGCTCCCCGTTATCGCCGATCCCATTCAAATCTACCAGATATTAATCAATCTGTGCACCAATGCGAGCCATGCCATGCAAGCAAAGGGCGGCGTATTGGATGTTCGTCTGGAAGAAGTGCTTGTCGATGAAACCCTAGCGGCAGCCCATCCGGGTCTAATGCCGGGTAACCATCAGAAATTGACGGTTTCCGATACCGGCCACGGCATGACCCGTTCGGTGCTGGAACGTATCTTTGACCCGTTTTTCACCACAAAAGGGCCCGGGGAAGGAACCGGCATGGGGCTGTCCGTCGTTCATGGCATTGTAAAAAGTCATAACGGCACGATCCATGTTCAAAGCGAACCGAATAAAGGCACCCGCTTTGACATCTTTTTTCCGTCTCCGGCGGGCGTGGCCAGGGTGGAACATAAACCTCAAGTACCTGTTCCGACCGGCGCCGAAAAAATTCTTCTGGTGGATGATGAGCCGTCATTGGTGAATCTCGGATATGAGATACTATCTTCATTCGGTTACCAAGTCACGACCCGAACCAACGGAATAGAAGCGCTTGCCATATTTGAAGAAACACCGGATCGGTTTGATCTAGTCATTACTGACTTGACCATGCCGAAAATAACGGGGCTTGACCTTTCAGGCAAGATACTGCAAATTCGACCGGACATTCCGATTATTTTGTGCTCGGGATATAGCGAAACCAAGCACCATGATATCGCAAAATCCCTCGGCATTCGAAAAATGATTACTAAACCGATTATCTGGCAGGATCTGGCACCATTGATCCACAGCGTTCTGCGCGCTACGAATGAGTAA
- a CDS encoding ABC transporter substrate-binding protein: MLIFILAILMLQFTSTAAASPPAVISVQSLDVPPYNEALQGFKSVCRTNIQKIVLSEFAHDDLVKKISSVNPDLIVAIGPDALQSIKSATKAPIVYLMILDPGPMVANAPDITGVSMNIAQEKQVAIIRSVLPNAARIGLVYNPEQTDRLVKRGQKAAEESDMVLLTSPVRDPREVPSALTNMNPIPDALWLLPDISVITPDTLEFIFSFTLSNKMPLVLFSERYLALGAFMSISFDLFDMGRQGGEMANQILSGKPVETVPPVEAQKTVITLNKTVAEKLGIPIHDITLPDINIIE, translated from the coding sequence ATGCTGATATTCATTCTTGCGATTCTAATGCTCCAGTTCACCAGCACGGCAGCAGCAAGTCCTCCGGCCGTAATATCTGTTCAGAGCCTTGATGTCCCCCCATACAATGAAGCCCTTCAGGGGTTTAAAAGCGTATGCCGCACCAATATTCAAAAAATCGTCCTCTCTGAATTTGCGCATGACGACCTCGTCAAAAAAATATCCTCCGTAAACCCGGACCTGATTGTGGCAATTGGGCCGGATGCACTCCAATCGATTAAATCAGCAACCAAAGCGCCGATTGTTTATCTTATGATTCTCGACCCGGGCCCGATGGTCGCCAACGCCCCCGATATCACTGGTGTCAGCATGAACATCGCCCAGGAAAAACAGGTGGCGATCATTCGATCCGTGCTGCCGAATGCCGCCCGCATCGGTTTGGTGTATAATCCCGAACAGACCGATCGCCTCGTCAAACGCGGTCAAAAGGCGGCCGAAGAATCGGACATGGTATTGTTGACATCCCCGGTCAGAGACCCGCGGGAGGTGCCAAGCGCTCTAACGAATATGAATCCAATACCGGATGCGTTGTGGTTATTGCCGGATATCAGCGTCATCACACCGGATACCCTGGAATTTATTTTCAGTTTCACCCTATCCAATAAAATGCCGCTTGTCCTGTTTTCTGAAAGATACCTGGCCTTAGGCGCATTTATGTCCATCAGTTTTGACCTGTTTGATATGGGTCGGCAGGGGGGAGAAATGGCAAATCAAATTCTATCCGGAAAGCCGGTGGAAACCGTGCCGCCGGTTGAAGCGCAAAAAACGGTCATCACTCTCAACAAGACAGTTGCCGAAAAGCTCGGGATTCCAATTCACGATATTACGCTTCCTGACATCAACATAATCGAATAG
- the gptM gene encoding geopeptide radical SAM maturase → MPLSRYLKIFAGQASPDDLVVFSTRTISKIRVSRETFQRIKAGNVTAAESETLSRLGILVEDTQMEKASVCGMMNRLNTANPDLQIIAVMNLDCNFSCVYCFEGDPEGDRYMTAETADRLIGFIKRRFTAERKRLLVTFYGGEPLLSVPRIEYIAFALKSFAASRKAAFSFNLVTNGSLLTRKVAERLVPLGLTSAKVTLDGPGEVHNRYRPFKSGAASFDVLINNVKAVSDIVKIGIGGNYDQQSWPQFVHLLDFLEANGLTPNVLDGVKFDPILKPANHPHLLAKYQGGCLVPHAPWILEAESVLRKEILKRGYFTPKIQPIMCAIENRSTFVVNYDGGLFKCPAFAGHENFAVGDVGTDGTKADTIYGLDNWKNEECLNCEYLPLCFGGCRYMAFLQNNGAIGTVDCRKSYFDAALETLVRQDINYRKKKKPAE, encoded by the coding sequence ATGCCCTTATCCCGATATCTCAAAATCTTTGCCGGTCAAGCGTCACCGGATGATCTTGTCGTCTTTTCCACCCGGACCATTTCAAAAATCCGCGTTTCAAGGGAGACCTTTCAGCGCATCAAAGCCGGGAATGTAACCGCCGCTGAAAGCGAAACGCTTTCCAGGCTCGGTATTCTGGTTGAAGACACGCAAATGGAAAAGGCGTCCGTATGCGGGATGATGAATCGTTTAAATACCGCAAACCCGGATCTGCAAATTATTGCCGTGATGAATCTGGACTGTAATTTTTCCTGTGTGTACTGTTTTGAGGGTGATCCCGAAGGGGACCGGTACATGACTGCCGAAACCGCGGATCGGCTCATCGGGTTCATCAAGCGGCGGTTTACAGCGGAAAGGAAAAGACTGCTGGTTACCTTTTACGGCGGAGAGCCGCTGTTAAGCGTGCCGCGCATCGAATATATCGCATTCGCGCTCAAATCGTTTGCGGCATCCCGGAAGGCCGCGTTTTCATTTAACCTGGTGACCAACGGTAGTCTGTTGACGCGAAAGGTCGCCGAACGGCTGGTGCCCCTGGGGCTTACTTCGGCCAAAGTCACGCTGGACGGTCCCGGCGAGGTTCATAATCGCTACCGGCCGTTTAAATCCGGAGCGGCAAGTTTCGATGTATTGATAAACAACGTAAAGGCGGTCAGTGATATCGTCAAAATCGGTATTGGCGGGAATTACGACCAGCAGTCCTGGCCGCAGTTTGTGCACCTGCTTGATTTTCTGGAAGCGAACGGGCTGACGCCGAATGTTCTCGATGGGGTGAAATTCGACCCCATCCTGAAGCCCGCCAACCATCCGCATCTGCTGGCTAAATATCAGGGGGGATGCTTGGTGCCGCATGCGCCCTGGATTCTCGAGGCGGAAAGCGTTTTACGAAAAGAGATCTTAAAAAGGGGGTATTTCACACCGAAGATTCAGCCCATCATGTGCGCCATTGAAAACCGGAGCACCTTTGTGGTGAACTATGATGGCGGGCTCTTCAAATGTCCCGCGTTTGCGGGGCATGAAAATTTCGCCGTCGGCGATGTCGGCACCGATGGGACGAAAGCGGATACAATTTACGGGCTTGATAACTGGAAAAACGAGGAATGCCTGAACTGCGAATACTTACCGCTATGTTTCGGCGGCTGTCGGTACATGGCTTTCTTGCAAAATAACGGCGCTATCGGAACCGTGGATTGCAGGAAATCCTATTTTGACGCAGCCCTGGAAACCCTGGTGAGGCAAGATATTAATTACCGAAAAAAGAAAAAACCGGCTGAATAA